One Festucalex cinctus isolate MCC-2025b chromosome 1, RoL_Fcin_1.0, whole genome shotgun sequence genomic region harbors:
- the armc6 gene encoding armadillo repeat-containing protein 6 produces MALRRITQETFDAAVRENVDEFEMDPDEALREAVEQFQSQGVDLSCIVKAVPAATSDDKHQEQTHEILQALESLSVAQDSPDSTKAAADIKCFTEQCLLGFAQRYLAAQKGAYPVILSYCQKSMGEREATFAALSALSALTDGQPDLLDADGKRFLLDALEQHQDDSSVTRAAISAVRHACLKHEQNRQDLVKAGALPLLTSAVKRHSGCAEVVKEASAALRIMTFDDDVRVTFGHAHEHAKMIVLQHNGLKVLIDSAKAHNDNITVLSELCATLSRLAVRNEFCQDICDLGGLKLMMTLLAGSYESAELVRQVLSAIRAVAGNDDVKDAVVKAGGVQLIVIAMNRHMIISAVCEQGCACLSVLALRKPNNCKVIMEEGGALAAVQAMKSHPGVVNVQKQACMLLRNLVSHQPNYSQPILEMGVEALILQALRAHRDCGDAAKAALRDLGCQVELRELWTGKRGGITN; encoded by the exons ATGGCTCTACGGAGGATCACTCAGGAAACATTTGATGCTGCAGTGAGGGAAAATGTCGACGAGTTTGAGATGGACCCCGACGAAGCTTTGAGGGAAGCTGTGGAGCAGTTCCAGTCTCAAG GTGTGGACCTCAGTTGCATTGTAAAAGCTGTACCTGCTGCGACTTCCGATGACAAACACCAGGAGCAAACGCATGAGATCTTACAG GCACTTGAATCCCTCAGCGTCGCGCAAGACTCCCCCGACAGTACAAAAGCGGCGGCAGATATAAAGTGTTTCACCGAGCAATGTTTACTCGGATTCGCTCAAAGGTACCTGGCGGCCCAGAAAGGCGCGTACCCCGTCATCCTCTCGTACTGTCAAAAGAGCATGGGAGAACGGGAGGCCACGTTTGCCGCTCTGTCCGCCTTGTCTGCGCTGACCGACGGACAGCCGGACTTGTTGGATGCGGACGGCAAGCGCTTCCTTTTGGATGCTCTCGAGCAGCACCAGGACGATTCCTCAGTGACGCGAGCCGCCATCTCCGCCGTGCGTCACGCTTGTTTGAAACATGAGCAGAACAGGCAGGATTTGGTCAAAGCGGGCGCGCTGCCTCTACTGACGAGCGCCGTTAAACGGCACAGCGGATGTGCGGAAGTGGTCAAGGAAGCTTCTGCAGCTCTCAGGATCATGACGTTTGACGACGACGTCCGCGTTACGTTTGGGCACGCGCATGAGCACGCCAAGATGATCGTTCTTCAGCACAATGGCCTGAAGGTCTTAATTGACTCTGCAAAAG CTCACAATGACAATATCACTGTTTTGAGCGAGCTGTGCGCCACCTTGTCCCGCTTGGCCGTCAGGAACGAGTTCTGCCAAGACATTTGCGACCTGGGTGGGTTGAAGCTCATGATGACACTGCTTGCAGGCAGCTATGAGTCAGCG GAATTGGTGCGGCAGGTCCTGAGTGCAATACGAGCCGTGGCGGGAAATGACGATGTGAAAGACGCCGTCGTTAAAGCGGGTGGAGTCCAGCTCATCGTCATCGCCATGAACAGGCACATGATCATCTCTGCT GTGTGTGAGCAGGGCTGTGCATGCCTTTCCGTGCTGGCTTTACGCAAGCCCAACAACTGCAAAGTCATCATGGAGGAAGGAGGAGCCTTAGCTGCCGTGCAGGCTATGAAGTCTCATCCAGGTGTTGTTAATGTGCAG AAACAGGCCTGCATGCTGCTGAGAAACCTGGTGTCCCATCAACCCAACTACAGCCAACCAATTCTGGAGATGGGCGTGGAGGCGCTCATCCTGCAGGCGCTGCGGGCCCACCGAGACTGCGGCGACGCGGCCAAGGCCGCCCTCAGGGATCTGGGCTGCCAGGTGGAGCTGCGGGAACTGTGGACCGGCAAACGTGGCGGCATCACGAACTGA